One Cucurbita pepo subsp. pepo cultivar mu-cu-16 chromosome LG09, ASM280686v2, whole genome shotgun sequence DNA window includes the following coding sequences:
- the LOC111802695 gene encoding heavy metal-associated isoprenylated plant protein 36, giving the protein MANLQIVPAHTPFHVEPQLVEMMVPLYSHGCANKIHKALSHLKGIYSVNVDYDEQKVTVWGICNKNQVLSTVRSKRKAARFWNTDDDDNNNNDPQAEEEGLNSRRPSFGVNKLRSLSFKLACKKVFTTTRSYSLRIFGAPTVS; this is encoded by the exons GCAAATAGTTCCGGCTCACACCCCATTTCATGTGGAGCCTCAGCTGGTGGAGATGATGGTTCCCCTTTATTCTCATGGTTGCGCCAACAAAATCCACAAGGCTCTCTCCCATCTCAAAG GGATATATTCAGTTAACGTAGATTACGACGAGCAGAAAGTGACGGTGTGGGGAATATGCAACAAAAACCAAGTGTTGAGCACTGTGAGAAGCAAGAGAAAAGCAGCTCGTTTTTGGAACactgatgatgatgataataataataatgatccacaagcagaagaagaaggtctAAACTCAAGAAGGCCTTCTTTTGGTGTTAACAAGCTTCGTTCCCTCAGTTTCAAATTAGCCTGCAAGAAGGTTTTCACCACTACAAGATCATATTCCTTGCGTATCTTTGGGGCTCCTACTGTTTCCTAA